From one Maritimibacter sp. DP1N21-5 genomic stretch:
- a CDS encoding calcium-binding protein translates to MKLTLNERPGTGLTVTSDLFGGNLLYTMNDLSGDSSYTRATQQVGQHGARWPGGTMTEVWGQAFYDDPNTLAAHVSGAGTFVGLDAFLDWSRANGQPATIVLPTRHMIVETETGARVVDAAAIAQAAEFVAQMIRQNPEVEIAAFELGNEYWNDAVGFTSAEYGAVANALSVAIQTALDGVLGVGARQPEILVQMGDQWGRDFRDGGAFHDAGLDWQGKIGAANDAILSQLTARAMSAIDGVTEHYYYNEPDNRLTLGDTPLWQADRYFKEINWDHQQWQAAFAAAGAAPLSLHITEWSPDQNFAHQWGLYGAGIVLEMFEGLLKMGADSAFYWPIEYTGRVDLAGNAGGDDGAFTDMLSSLGEVFRLMAKHTVGLELLNNGFSAADAAEDAVEVNAYGSDDRFVVFLSSRHTGAQSVQLDVSAYVDGFDLVQGERVTLAEDGAHWNEARRFGIAEDISTNIMGQGTLIDVELAPYEVVMVEFYLTATAPVADPDMDSDPGRYMRGWNRADRLTGGDRDDTIVGRGGNDRLVGGDGQDRLYGNTGRDALYGQDGNDRIWGHSGHDRITGGTGDDRIWGGLHNDRIWGQGGNDVLKGEHGHDHLDGGTGHDRIFGGSGNDRIWGGSGNDVLHGDSGHDRIWGGAGDDSIAGGSGNDRIAPGSGNDVIWGGWGRDTFSLRDGADEIVDFQNDHDRINLAGIGLSYDDLVVTKVVDMFTRGAPRDGVVVDYGEGVVFLTEAELWQIDERDFIF, encoded by the coding sequence ATGAAGTTGACGCTGAACGAACGGCCCGGCACCGGTCTGACCGTCACGTCGGATCTGTTCGGCGGCAATCTCCTCTACACCATGAACGACCTGTCCGGCGACAGTTCCTATACCCGTGCTACCCAGCAGGTCGGGCAGCATGGTGCCCGCTGGCCCGGGGGCACGATGACCGAGGTCTGGGGGCAGGCCTTCTATGATGACCCCAACACGCTCGCCGCCCATGTGAGCGGGGCCGGGACCTTTGTCGGGCTCGATGCCTTTCTCGACTGGTCCCGGGCCAATGGACAACCGGCGACCATCGTCCTGCCGACCCGTCACATGATCGTGGAAACCGAGACGGGCGCGCGGGTCGTCGATGCTGCGGCCATCGCACAGGCGGCGGAGTTCGTGGCCCAGATGATCCGGCAGAACCCGGAGGTGGAGATCGCCGCCTTCGAGTTGGGCAATGAATACTGGAACGACGCGGTGGGGTTCACCTCGGCCGAATATGGCGCGGTCGCGAACGCATTGTCGGTGGCGATCCAGACCGCGCTGGACGGCGTGCTCGGGGTTGGAGCCCGTCAGCCCGAGATCCTCGTGCAGATGGGGGACCAGTGGGGGCGGGACTTCCGGGACGGGGGCGCGTTTCACGATGCCGGTCTCGACTGGCAAGGCAAGATCGGGGCCGCGAATGACGCGATCCTGTCGCAGCTCACTGCCCGCGCGATGTCGGCTATCGACGGGGTGACGGAGCACTACTACTACAACGAACCCGACAACCGTCTGACACTCGGCGATACGCCCCTGTGGCAGGCGGACCGGTACTTCAAGGAGATCAACTGGGATCACCAGCAGTGGCAGGCGGCTTTCGCCGCAGCCGGGGCGGCACCCTTGTCGCTTCACATCACGGAATGGAGCCCGGACCAGAACTTTGCCCACCAATGGGGGCTCTACGGCGCAGGGATCGTGCTGGAGATGTTCGAGGGGCTCTTGAAGATGGGGGCCGACAGTGCGTTCTACTGGCCCATCGAATACACAGGTCGTGTCGATCTGGCCGGCAACGCGGGTGGCGATGATGGGGCTTTCACCGACATGTTGAGCTCGCTGGGCGAGGTGTTTCGGCTGATGGCGAAACACACCGTGGGGCTCGAACTTCTCAACAACGGGTTTTCGGCGGCGGATGCGGCCGAAGATGCGGTCGAGGTGAACGCTTATGGCTCGGACGACCGTTTCGTTGTCTTCCTGTCCTCGCGCCACACCGGTGCGCAATCGGTGCAGCTCGACGTCTCGGCCTATGTCGATGGCTTCGACCTTGTTCAAGGCGAGCGGGTGACGCTGGCCGAAGACGGCGCCCATTGGAACGAGGCGCGCCGTTTCGGAATCGCGGAGGACATCTCGACCAACATCATGGGGCAGGGCACGCTGATCGACGTGGAGCTTGCGCCCTATGAAGTCGTGATGGTGGAGTTCTACCTGACCGCGACAGCACCCGTCGCGGACCCCGATATGGACAGTGACCCTGGTCGTTATATGCGGGGCTGGAACAGGGCCGATCGGCTGACCGGCGGCGATCGCGACGACACTATCGTAGGTCGGGGTGGCAACGACCGGCTGGTCGGTGGTGACGGACAGGACCGGCTCTATGGCAACACGGGTCGCGACGCGCTTTACGGGCAGGACGGCAACGACCGGATCTGGGGCCATTCCGGCCATGACCGGATTACGGGCGGAACCGGGGACGACCGGATCTGGGGTGGTCTGCACAACGACCGGATCTGGGGTCAGGGCGGTAACGACGTTCTGAAGGGCGAGCACGGGCATGACCATCTCGACGGCGGCACGGGACATGACCGCATCTTCGGGGGCAGTGGCAACGACCGGATCTGGGGCGGATCGGGGAACGACGTGCTTCACGGGGACAGCGGGCATGACCGGATCTGGGGCGGCGCAGGCGACGACAGCATCGCGGGCGGGAGTGGCAACGACCGGATCGCGCCCGGGTCCGGCAACGACGTGATCTGGGGCGGATGGGGGCGCGACACCTTTTCCCTGCGGGACGGCGCGGACGAGATCGTGGATTTCCAGAACGACCATGACCGCATCAACCTCGCCGGGATAGGACTGTCCTACGACGATCTGGTCGTGACGAAGGTGGTCGACATGTTCACACGGGGCGCGCCGCGCGACGGGGTGGTGGTCGACTACGGCGAAGGTGTGGTGTTCCTGACCGAGGCCGAGCTCTGGCAGATCGACGAGCGGGACTTCATCTTCTAG
- the rplS gene encoding 50S ribosomal protein L19, with translation MDLIAQLEAEQIASLGKEIPDFKAGDTVRVGYKVTEGTRTRVQNYEGVVISRKNGKGIAGSFTVRKISFGEGVERIFPLFSTNIDSIEVVRRGRVRRAKLYYLRSRRGKSARIAEDTNYKALDA, from the coding sequence ATGGACCTGATCGCACAACTCGAAGCGGAACAGATCGCTTCGCTGGGGAAAGAAATCCCCGACTTCAAGGCCGGCGACACCGTCCGCGTCGGCTACAAGGTGACCGAAGGCACGCGCACCCGCGTGCAGAACTACGAAGGCGTCGTCATCAGCCGCAAGAACGGCAAGGGCATCGCCGGTTCGTTCACCGTTCGCAAGATTTCCTTCGGTGAAGGTGTGGAGCGTATTTTCCCGCTCTTCTCGACCAACATCGACTCGATCGAGGTTGTCCGCCGCGGCCGTGTCCGTCGCGCCAAGCTCTACTACCTGCGTTCGCGTCGCGGCAAATCGGCCCGTATCGCGGAAGACACCAACTACAAAGCGCTCGACGCATAA
- a CDS encoding putative nucleotide-diphospho-sugar transferase, which produces MNPIPTHGVIYVATGADYRDLAQASARSLRACEPDLAIDLFTDDPAQIAGGLFDVVHLIETPHDRSKLDCMALTRFERTLFLDCDTLVVNPLGDLWTVLDRFDLALAHDVRRTSALIRQGHRHETPYAFPQLNSGVMLYRRSPAMDDFLAEWLRRYVAAGGYRDQPILKDLLWESDLRFYVLPPEFNLRRVTLLDGWEPLDVTPTILHSHRFMDHMRHGGTRISDVEALMDAERAALQAEWEAVGGRDDHPVARFVRSRPPGD; this is translated from the coding sequence ATGAACCCGATCCCGACACATGGCGTGATCTACGTGGCCACCGGCGCCGACTACCGCGACCTCGCGCAGGCCTCGGCGCGCTCGCTGCGCGCGTGCGAACCCGACCTCGCCATCGACCTCTTCACCGACGATCCTGCGCAGATCGCGGGCGGCCTCTTCGACGTGGTCCATCTGATCGAGACCCCGCACGACCGCTCGAAGCTCGACTGCATGGCGCTCACGCGGTTCGAGCGGACTTTGTTTCTCGACTGCGACACGCTGGTCGTGAACCCGCTGGGCGACCTGTGGACCGTTCTGGACCGCTTCGATCTCGCGTTGGCTCATGACGTGCGGCGCACCTCGGCGCTCATTCGGCAGGGGCATCGCCATGAGACGCCCTACGCCTTTCCGCAGCTCAATTCGGGTGTGATGCTCTATCGGCGTTCACCGGCGATGGACGATTTCCTCGCCGAATGGCTCCGGCGCTATGTCGCGGCCGGCGGTTACCGCGACCAGCCGATCCTGAAGGACCTGTTGTGGGAAAGCGACCTGCGCTTCTATGTCCTGCCGCCCGAATTCAACCTGCGCCGGGTCACGCTGCTCGACGGGTGGGAGCCGCTCGACGTGACCCCGACCATCCTGCATTCGCACCGCTTCATGGACCACATGCGCCATGGAGGCACCCGTATTTCGGACGTGGAGGCGCTGATGGATGCGGAGCGTGCGGCGCTGCAGGCGGAATGGGAGGCCGTCGGTGGACGCGACGATCATCCGGTGGCGCGGTTCGTCCGGTCACGCCCTCCGGGTGACTGA
- the rimM gene encoding ribosome maturation factor RimM (Essential for efficient processing of 16S rRNA): MSEDRICVGSLGGAFGVRGEVRLKSFCAEPEDIGTYGPLWDEAGGRQFIVGLTGALKGGFTAVIDGVRSKEEADALKGVKLFADRDALPSLPDDEFYHADLIGLTVVDTGGAEVGRVSAVLNHGAGDLLEISGPGLKSPALIPFTRAAVPTVDLGAERIVIDPPEGALPE, encoded by the coding sequence GTGAGCGAAGATCGCATCTGTGTGGGCAGCCTTGGCGGCGCCTTCGGCGTGCGCGGCGAAGTGCGGCTGAAGAGCTTCTGCGCCGAACCCGAGGACATCGGCACCTACGGCCCGCTCTGGGACGAGGCCGGCGGGCGGCAGTTCATCGTCGGCTTGACCGGGGCGCTCAAGGGCGGCTTTACCGCCGTCATCGACGGCGTGCGCAGCAAGGAAGAGGCGGATGCGCTCAAGGGCGTGAAACTCTTCGCGGATCGGGACGCGCTGCCCTCGCTGCCCGATGACGAGTTTTACCATGCCGACCTCATCGGTCTGACCGTCGTGGACACCGGCGGCGCCGAGGTTGGCCGCGTCTCGGCTGTGCTCAACCACGGGGCGGGCGATCTGCTGGAGATTTCCGGTCCGGGTCTGAAATCGCCCGCGCTGATCCCCTTTACGCGCGCGGCCGTTCCGACCGTCGATCTCGGGGCCGAACGGATCGTGATCGACCCGCCGGAGGGGGCGCTGCCGGAGTGA
- a CDS encoding division plane positioning ATPase MipZ translates to MAHIIVVGNEKGGAGKSTVSMHVATALARLGHRVGVLDLDLRQRTFGRFMTNRRATCEREGVELPTPSYHELPTLDAQSLAPGENPYDRRLSQAVAELDPQVDFIVIDCPGSHTRLSQVAHTLADTLVTPLNDSFVDFDLLAHVSPDTDKVLGPSVYSEMVWNARQLRAQAGLKPIDWVVVRNRLGAQAMINKEKMAAALDNLARRIGFRVAPGFNERVIFRELFPRGLTLLDLRDVGVVGQMNISNVAARQELRDLVKALNLPGVTVTF, encoded by the coding sequence ATGGCGCATATCATCGTCGTCGGCAACGAAAAGGGTGGGGCCGGCAAATCCACCGTGTCCATGCATGTGGCCACCGCGCTCGCACGGCTCGGGCACCGCGTGGGCGTGCTCGATCTCGACCTTCGGCAACGCACCTTCGGCCGCTTCATGACGAACCGCCGCGCGACCTGCGAGCGTGAAGGCGTGGAGCTTCCGACCCCCTCCTATCACGAGTTGCCCACGCTCGACGCTCAGTCCCTTGCGCCCGGTGAGAACCCCTATGACCGTCGCCTGTCGCAGGCCGTCGCCGAGCTTGATCCGCAGGTGGATTTCATCGTCATCGACTGCCCCGGCTCGCACACGCGGCTGTCACAGGTGGCGCATACGCTCGCCGATACGCTGGTCACACCACTCAACGACAGCTTCGTCGATTTCGACCTCCTCGCCCATGTCTCGCCCGACACCGACAAAGTGCTGGGTCCCTCGGTCTATTCCGAAATGGTCTGGAACGCGCGCCAGTTGCGTGCCCAGGCCGGGCTGAAGCCCATCGACTGGGTCGTGGTGCGCAACCGTCTGGGGGCGCAGGCGATGATCAACAAGGAAAAGATGGCCGCCGCCCTGGACAACCTTGCCCGACGGATCGGCTTTCGCGTGGCGCCCGGATTCAATGAGCGGGTCATCTTTCGCGAGCTTTTCCCACGTGGTCTCACGCTCCTCGACCTCAGGGATGTGGGCGTCGTCGGTCAGATGAACATCTCCAACGTCGCGGCGCGCCAGGAGCTAAGGGATCTTGTGAAGGCGCTGAACCTTCCCGGCGTCACCGTCACCTTCTGA
- the ffh gene encoding signal recognition particle protein: protein MFESLSDRLSGVFDRLTKQGALSEDDVKTALREVRVALLEADVSLPVARDFVKAVQDKATGQAVVKSVTPGQQVVKIVHDELVAVLTGAEDPGKLKIDNAPAPILMVGLQGGGKTTTTGKIAKRLKDRDGKRVLMASLDVYRPAAMHQLEVLGKQIGVDVLPIVEGQKPVDIAKRAKQQATMGGYDVYLLDTAGRLQIDQVLMDEVEQVAKAVNPRETLLVVDGLTGQVAVEVAQEFDAKVGISGVVLTRMDGDGRGGAALSMRAVTGKPIRFVGVGEKLDALDTFEPDRIAGRILGMGDIVALVEKAQATIEAEQAERMMKRMAKGQFNMNDLKSQFQQMIQMGGMGSVMAMLPGMGKAAKQLEAAGFDDKVLKHHIALIDSMTKKERANPALLQASRKKRIAAGAGLDVADLNKLLKMHRQMADMMKKLGKMGKGGMLKQAMKGMFGKDVSTKDLQDPAKLEEAAKMLGEKNLGGFGGPGGLGGLGGFGGGAQLPGNLSGMGKKK, encoded by the coding sequence ATGTTTGAGAGCCTTTCAGATCGCCTGTCCGGTGTCTTCGACCGGCTGACAAAGCAGGGTGCGCTGTCGGAGGACGACGTCAAGACGGCCCTGCGCGAGGTGCGGGTCGCGCTGCTCGAAGCCGACGTGTCGTTGCCCGTGGCGCGGGACTTCGTGAAGGCGGTGCAGGACAAGGCGACAGGTCAGGCGGTGGTCAAATCCGTGACCCCGGGCCAGCAGGTCGTGAAGATCGTCCATGACGAGCTGGTGGCGGTGCTGACCGGTGCCGAGGACCCCGGCAAGCTCAAGATCGACAACGCCCCCGCGCCGATCCTCATGGTCGGCCTGCAGGGCGGCGGCAAGACCACCACCACCGGCAAGATCGCCAAGCGGCTCAAGGACCGTGACGGCAAGCGCGTACTCATGGCCTCGCTCGACGTCTATCGTCCGGCGGCCATGCATCAGCTCGAGGTTCTGGGCAAGCAGATCGGCGTCGATGTGCTTCCCATCGTCGAGGGACAGAAACCCGTCGACATTGCAAAGCGCGCGAAGCAGCAGGCCACGATGGGTGGCTATGATGTCTACCTCCTCGATACCGCTGGCCGGCTTCAGATCGACCAGGTCCTGATGGACGAGGTCGAGCAGGTCGCCAAGGCGGTGAACCCGCGCGAGACGCTGCTGGTCGTCGACGGTCTGACCGGTCAGGTCGCCGTGGAGGTCGCGCAGGAGTTCGACGCGAAGGTCGGGATTTCCGGCGTGGTCCTGACGCGGATGGACGGCGACGGGCGCGGTGGTGCGGCGTTGTCGATGCGGGCCGTGACGGGCAAGCCCATCCGCTTCGTCGGTGTGGGCGAAAAGCTCGATGCGCTCGACACGTTTGAGCCCGACCGTATCGCGGGCCGGATCCTCGGCATGGGCGACATCGTGGCGCTCGTGGAAAAGGCGCAGGCGACGATCGAGGCCGAACAGGCCGAGCGCATGATGAAGCGCATGGCGAAAGGTCAGTTCAACATGAACGACCTCAAGAGCCAGTTCCAGCAGATGATCCAGATGGGCGGCATGGGGTCGGTCATGGCGATGCTGCCGGGCATGGGCAAGGCGGCCAAGCAGCTCGAAGCCGCCGGGTTCGACGACAAGGTCCTCAAGCACCACATCGCGCTGATCGACTCGATGACCAAGAAGGAACGCGCCAACCCCGCGCTTCTGCAGGCGAGCCGCAAGAAACGCATCGCGGCGGGCGCGGGGCTCGATGTCGCGGACCTCAACAAGCTGCTCAAGATGCACCGCCAGATGGCCGACATGATGAAGAAGCTCGGCAAGATGGGCAAAGGCGGCATGCTGAAACAGGCCATGAAAGGCATGTTCGGCAAGGACGTCTCGACCAAGGACCTGCAGGACCCGGCCAAGCTCGAAGAAGCGGCGAAGATGCTGGGCGAGAAGAACCTCGGCGGCTTCGGCGGCCCGGGCGGTCTTGGGGGGCTGGGCGGCTTCGGCGGCGGCGCACAGCTTCCGGGCAATCTGTCCGGGATGGGCAAGAAGAAATGA
- the rpsP gene encoding 30S ribosomal protein S16, translating to MAMKLRLARGGSKKRPFYSIVAADSRMPRDGRFAEKLGTYNPLLAKDSEDRVKMNMERVQYWLDQGAQPTDRVSRMLEAAGVIAKKDRSNPKKGEPGAQAKKRAEEKAAKIAAAEEAKNAPAEAPAEEAAAEETAE from the coding sequence ATGGCTATGAAACTTCGCCTCGCCCGTGGCGGTTCGAAAAAGCGCCCCTTCTACTCGATCGTCGCTGCCGACTCGCGCATGCCGCGCGATGGCCGCTTTGCCGAGAAGCTGGGCACCTACAACCCGCTCCTCGCGAAAGACTCGGAAGACCGCGTCAAGATGAACATGGAGCGCGTGCAGTACTGGCTCGACCAGGGCGCGCAGCCGACCGACCGCGTGAGCCGTATGCTCGAAGCCGCCGGCGTCATCGCCAAGAAAGACCGTTCGAACCCGAAAAAAGGTGAACCGGGCGCCCAGGCGAAGAAACGCGCCGAAGAGAAAGCCGCGAAAATCGCCGCCGCCGAGGAAGCCAAGAACGCCCCTGCCGAAGCTCCGGCGGAAGAAGCGGCTGCCGAAGAGACCGCGGAATAA
- the trmD gene encoding tRNA (guanosine(37)-N1)-methyltransferase TrmD, with the protein MTETPKPKSHGRLQIRPTLTPRSLMDDPAPLAGAWTARIVTLFPDAFPGVLGESLTGRALEEGRWHLETINLRDFGEGKHRNVDDTPAGGGAGMVLRADVVAKALDRALEGVPASRGRWPVIYLSPRGRRFDQAMARDFARADGVTMLCGRFEGVDERVLEEYEILEVSLGDFVMTGGELAAQAMIDATVRLLPGVLGNAASTEEESHSHGLLEHPQYTRPADWRGRTIPEVLTSGNHGAVEIWRREQSERITRERRPDLWAAHQAATKRRD; encoded by the coding sequence ATGACCGAGACCCCGAAACCCAAGAGCCACGGCAGGCTCCAGATCCGCCCGACGTTGACGCCGAGGTCCCTGATGGACGACCCCGCGCCGCTCGCGGGCGCCTGGACAGCGCGCATCGTCACGCTCTTTCCCGACGCTTTCCCCGGCGTGCTGGGCGAAAGCCTGACCGGGCGCGCGCTGGAAGAGGGCCGTTGGCATCTGGAAACGATCAACCTGCGCGACTTTGGCGAGGGCAAACACCGCAATGTGGACGACACGCCGGCGGGTGGGGGTGCAGGGATGGTGCTGCGCGCCGATGTGGTGGCCAAGGCACTGGACCGGGCGCTCGAAGGCGTGCCCGCGTCGCGCGGGCGCTGGCCGGTCATCTACCTCTCGCCACGTGGCCGGCGCTTCGATCAGGCGATGGCCCGCGACTTCGCCCGCGCCGACGGGGTCACCATGCTCTGCGGCCGCTTCGAGGGCGTCGACGAGCGCGTGCTCGAGGAATACGAGATCCTCGAGGTAAGCCTTGGCGATTTCGTCATGACCGGGGGCGAGCTTGCCGCGCAGGCGATGATCGACGCCACGGTCAGGCTCCTGCCGGGCGTTCTGGGCAATGCCGCCTCGACCGAGGAGGAAAGCCATTCTCACGGGCTTCTGGAACATCCCCAGTACACCCGCCCCGCCGACTGGCGCGGACGCACGATCCCCGAAGTGCTGACCTCCGGCAACCACGGAGCGGTCGAGATCTGGCGGCGCGAACAGTCCGAACGCATCACCCGCGAGCGTCGCCCCGATCTCTGGGCCGCGCATCAGGCGGCGACCAAGCGCAGGGACTGA
- a CDS encoding chorismate mutase codes for MSDAPAAQDLTARAAELLAEHRASIDRLDAILVYTLGERFKHTQSVGILKATHDLPPSDPSREAAQIARLEDLAIQADLDPDFAKAFLKFIIREVIQHHERHQESEA; via the coding sequence ATGAGCGACGCCCCCGCCGCGCAGGATCTGACCGCACGGGCGGCCGAGTTGCTGGCCGAACACCGCGCCTCCATCGACCGGCTCGATGCGATCCTCGTCTATACGCTGGGCGAGCGCTTCAAGCACACGCAGTCGGTCGGCATCCTCAAGGCCACCCACGACCTTCCCCCGTCCGATCCGTCGCGCGAAGCCGCCCAGATCGCGCGGCTCGAAGATTTGGCGATTCAGGCGGATCTCGATCCCGACTTCGCCAAGGCTTTTCTGAAATTCATCATCAGGGAAGTCATCCAGCACCACGAAAGACACCAGGAATCCGAGGCGTGA
- a CDS encoding LysR family transcriptional regulator yields the protein MQDWDALRTAFEVVRHGTVSGAAQALGVHHATVIRHIDALENRLGVKLFQRHARGYTPTEAGEDLARVAQATDDQFAQLSARLSGQGSAVSGELVVTTLSSFTRRLMPVLAGFQAEHPDVRLIYRTGPRIFRLEYGEAHVAIRAGNPPQEPDNVVQKLADLETGLYAAQSYIDRRGMPTEDTLTEHDFIGPDADNTRAPGLRWITENIPRERIVFRASEDRSMHHALRAGLGLGFSPADEADPDFVEVLPPRPEWQSHLWLVTHVDLHRTAKVQALTRHLKENLKCN from the coding sequence ATGCAGGATTGGGACGCATTGCGCACTGCCTTCGAGGTCGTGCGGCACGGGACGGTCTCTGGCGCGGCGCAGGCTTTGGGCGTTCATCACGCGACGGTCATCCGCCACATCGACGCACTGGAGAACCGGCTGGGCGTGAAGCTCTTCCAGCGCCATGCCCGTGGCTATACGCCGACCGAGGCGGGCGAGGACCTTGCCCGCGTCGCACAGGCCACCGACGACCAGTTCGCGCAGCTCTCGGCTCGGCTTTCGGGGCAGGGCAGCGCCGTCTCGGGCGAGCTGGTCGTGACCACGCTGTCGAGTTTCACGCGGCGCCTCATGCCCGTGCTCGCCGGGTTTCAGGCCGAGCACCCCGACGTGCGGCTGATCTATCGAACCGGGCCGCGCATCTTCCGGCTGGAATACGGCGAGGCGCATGTCGCCATCCGGGCTGGCAACCCTCCGCAGGAACCTGACAACGTGGTGCAGAAACTGGCCGACCTCGAAACGGGGCTCTATGCGGCACAGTCCTATATCGACCGCCGGGGCATGCCGACAGAAGACACGCTGACAGAGCATGACTTCATCGGTCCAGATGCCGACAACACCCGCGCGCCGGGCCTGCGCTGGATCACCGAGAATATCCCGCGCGAGCGCATTGTTTTCCGGGCGAGCGAGGACCGGTCCATGCACCATGCGCTGCGCGCCGGGCTGGGGCTCGGGTTTTCTCCGGCGGACGAGGCCGACCCGGACTTCGTCGAAGTGCTGCCGCCGCGTCCGGAATGGCAGTCGCACCTCTGGCTCGTCACCCATGTGGACCTGCACCGCACCGCCAAGGTGCAGGCTCTGACCCGGCATCTGAAGGAAAACCTCAAGTGCAACTGA
- a CDS encoding GNAT family N-acetyltransferase, whose protein sequence is MIFAAGYPHEAPATGAAAALADRLQGMLPVLTTARLTLRAPNISDFAAYAEIMTSERAVHMDGPMARDDAWYDFTATVSGWLLRGHGLWTVTLRDSGETLGFVLLNLEPGDREPELGFFFRAASEGKGFALEAAEAARDHATETLGLDRLVSYIAPGNDRSATLAQRLGAFRDNVAEAEIARDTQDDIQVWRHAPSGGDGGMEAYA, encoded by the coding sequence ATGATCTTCGCGGCGGGATATCCTCATGAAGCGCCCGCGACGGGTGCGGCGGCGGCGCTTGCCGACCGCCTGCAAGGGATGCTGCCCGTGCTCACCACGGCGCGGCTCACTCTGCGCGCGCCGAACATCTCGGATTTCGCCGCCTATGCCGAGATCATGACCTCCGAGCGCGCTGTGCACATGGATGGCCCCATGGCCCGCGACGACGCCTGGTATGACTTTACCGCGACCGTGTCGGGCTGGCTCCTGCGTGGCCATGGGCTCTGGACCGTGACCCTGCGCGACAGCGGCGAGACGCTGGGCTTCGTGCTCCTGAACCTCGAGCCCGGCGACCGCGAGCCGGAGCTCGGTTTCTTCTTCCGGGCCGCGTCCGAGGGCAAGGGCTTTGCGCTCGAAGCCGCCGAGGCCGCCCGCGATCACGCCACCGAAACGCTCGGCCTCGACCGCCTCGTGTCCTATATCGCGCCGGGCAACGACCGGTCGGCCACCCTCGCCCAGCGCCTCGGGGCGTTCCGCGACAATGTGGCCGAGGCCGAGATTGCCCGCGACACGCAGGACGACATCCAGGTCTGGCGCCACGCTCCCTCGGGTGGCGACGGCGGCATGGAGGCCTACGCATGA
- a CDS encoding DMT family transporter: protein MLLFSSMVAGSFTFGSLTANLVHPVAFQALRFGFAAAVVGLLGLATRQIRLSDARAPWRWLFLGATFSTYFVLMFEGLKTAPPVSASAVMTLMPIMTAVFSWVILRQVTTRRIAIALGIGAVGALWVIFRGDIGRLLALDVGRGEAIYFVGCIAHALYVPLLRWLTRGESAVSSSFWVLTSGTLVLVAYGWGPLTATDFASLPPIVWIALAYLSVGAMAVTFVCLNFASVRLVGAKVMAYTYLTPGWVILWELAFGHGLPDPHVLAGLVLTAVAIVLLLKHEA, encoded by the coding sequence ATGCTTCTGTTTTCTTCGATGGTGGCGGGCAGTTTCACCTTTGGCTCGCTGACCGCGAACCTCGTGCATCCGGTCGCGTTTCAGGCGCTGCGCTTCGGCTTTGCCGCAGCCGTCGTCGGGCTGTTGGGCCTCGCTACACGGCAGATCCGGCTTTCGGATGCGCGTGCGCCCTGGCGCTGGCTCTTTCTGGGCGCGACGTTCTCGACCTATTTCGTGCTGATGTTCGAGGGGCTGAAGACCGCGCCCCCGGTGTCGGCCAGCGCGGTGATGACGCTGATGCCGATCATGACGGCGGTGTTTTCCTGGGTCATCCTGCGGCAGGTCACGACCCGGCGCATCGCGATTGCCCTCGGGATCGGCGCGGTAGGGGCGTTGTGGGTGATCTTTCGCGGCGATATCGGGCGGCTCTTGGCGCTCGACGTGGGCCGGGGCGAGGCGATCTATTTCGTGGGATGTATCGCCCATGCGCTTTACGTGCCGCTCCTGCGCTGGCTGACGCGGGGTGAAAGCGCGGTCTCGTCGAGCTTCTGGGTGCTGACGTCGGGGACGCTCGTGCTCGTCGCCTATGGTTGGGGGCCGCTCACCGCGACGGATTTTGCGTCACTTCCGCCGATCGTCTGGATCGCGCTTGCCTATCTCTCCGTGGGCGCGATGGCGGTGACCTTCGTCTGCCTCAACTTCGCGAGCGTGCGGCTCGTGGGGGCCAAGGTCATGGCCTATACCTATCTCACGCCGGGATGGGTGATCCTGTGGGAGCTTGCCTTCGGGCACGGTCTGCCCGACCCCCATGTGCTGGCCGGGCTGGTGCTGACGGCGGTGGCCATCGTGCTACTCCTGAAGCACGAGGCGTAA
- the rpmE gene encoding 50S ribosomal protein L31 codes for MKSDTHPDYHIIDVKMTDGTVVQMKSTWGKEGDTLSLDIDPTVHPAWTGGSSRLLDTGGRVSKFKNKYAGLGF; via the coding sequence ATGAAATCGGATACCCATCCCGACTACCACATCATCGACGTCAAGATGACCGATGGCACCGTGGTCCAGATGAAATCGACCTGGGGCAAAGAAGGCGACACGCTGTCGCTCGACATCGACCCCACCGTTCACCCGGCCTGGACCGGCGGTTCGTCCCGCCTTCTGGACACCGGCGGCCGCGTGTCGAAGTTCAAGAACAAATACGCGGGCCTCGGCTTCTGA